aaaaaaatggcGATAATAAAGCAGACGGCCATGACGCTACCCGAAGTAACCGCGCTCATAGAGGCACGAGGAACCATCGACGACGCCTCCCAATGGCAAACAGGAACAGGCGAACCTCACTGCGAACAGAATGGAAGCCCACAGGCCGCAAGCGCAGCACAGCACGCCGTATCagcacaacaaataaaactaACTGCAAAAGCCACACCAACAATCGCAGCGCTAGCAGACCTCGCACAagcgcaacagcaacagcagcctGCCAACCGCGCCGACACAACAGCGCTACTAACAAGCGACAGCGACCTAGCAACGGCTctaacagcagcaacagcggcacaaAGCGAACAGCCGGGAACACTAGCGAACGAAGCGCTGGAGGCCCTAGCAGGGGAACCAGAGGCCACGGCCATGTACAACTTTATGCAGCAAAGCACAGGAgcaggaagcaaaaagacCCCAACAGCAAAAGAGGTTGCAAATTTAGTTTTTGGCACTGCAACAGCCACAGTAGACAAAGCCTTTTTGCAACCCCTCAGCACGGACGCAGTTTCTATCCCAACAGCCGGCAACGACATCAAAACGAACATAAAAGCAATTGCAGTCCAAGAAGGTTTCGAACAAGCAATGGCTTATTACTATGTTCAGAACATGCAAAAGCTAACAAAAGCTGTAGAAGGagtcaaaaaagaagaaaaagaaaaagcagatgcaacagaaaaaacagaagaaaagaaagacggggagaaaaaagaggagtgtACAGGCACCGTTGAAACTGATTGTGACAAGACAAAATGCACTTggaataaggaaaagaatgagtGCAAAGTCAAAGAAAGTGCATATATTTCATCTGTGACTAAagtccctcttttgcttgcatttttgcttctataaTTAAGTTTTTAAAAGATTTTTGATCAATCTTATGAAACTCATAAAATTTGGTATTTTGACAGGATTTTCTAAAAAGGTGCAAATTAAGAAattttgagaaaaaaagttaacaTTTTCTCAAATATGTAAGAAACTGTCCTTTGGATGCAACATAATATGGTGATAATGCATTCAAAGAGATTAAAGTTATAAGAATGTTGCTATTTTGGTtcatattattttatttgtgtacATTAAGAGAAATTTACGGTTATCATAGCAATAGTTATAGCATcaagaaagaaatataagTAGTGACACTGATAACACTGATGAAactgatgatgataatgataggagagtgttgtgagtgtgcatatacaaatattataataagagcagtaataataataatgataatgatgatgataataataggagagtgttgtgagtgtgtatatactaatattataataaaagtggtgGTCAATACAAAATGGAACCCAAATAGaggcacaaaaacaagagaaagtGTCTAATTACAGTAAGTTAGTAGGAAATTGAAAGAAGTAGATGTAGTGTGAACGGTTTCAAGCGCAAAAATGGCAATGCGTACAATCTtacaaaagaagatgatagAAACGACAATCAGACAGAGAAAGAATGCAGTGTACTGGCAAAAGGATGTCGCTGTGCTTTCCGTACAGAAAGctacagaaaaataaaaggaaaaagggaatgaaatAACTGAATATTAAATACCAGCAAACAAAgcaggagaaaatgaaacaggAGGAGAGGATATTGGTTACGTGGTTTTATAATATGATGGCATATCCTAGTATCAAGCTGTGAATAAGCATAAGATGAATTGTATAGGTGTGATAGAATGtaaaagttttttctttttaagtaTAGTAATAATGGCAATATTTTGTtgaataatattattttattGAAGATGTGTTTTAGAAAGAAGGATACTAATGGATTGTagtagaaaacaaaacatgaataaaactaaaaaaaccTGCTAGTATAGCTTATatgtgaagaaatggaaagatTTTGTGAGGTAGAGAGAATTAATGGCAATACTTTATCAACTCCGTGTTATCATACAAAACAGAAGTTAAGAGCTTTAAAAGAACGAATAATTAACATAAGAGTTGATGCTCTTTCGGAGCTGATAGAACGGACTAACAAAGTGTGGATAAATCACTTTTAGCGCCGAACCCACTCAAAATTAAACGAAGACGATACAAAACATTAGCATCtgggaaaaaatagagaCCGACATTTGGACACGCGAGCGAGACGCACTAACGGTATCTTTTTATTccaagacaaaacaaagctcCGGATTAACAGATTATAATCAACTGCAGTGTGCAAATGACATATGtttagatatagatatataatGCTATAAATTAGATTTGAAGTGTAATTTTTTTGCGCAACTAAGTGTTGGTTTGAACCGCTACTGAGCAACCGTAGAACACTGATATTCAAactttatttcccctttacaATACTCCAGTAAACGGCCGCGAGTTGCGACATCCATCATTGGTTGAACATTTGACTATATCACTGTTTGTTTTAGACATGATAATAAGAAAAGTAAGTTGCAGCTAGTCTTTGGGTGCaacccaaaaaaagaaatggaaccTGAGGTCAAAACCCTAGAACAGCCGAGAAGATAGAACACACATCAGCAGTGCACTTTACTCAAACTCAAGCCTTTTTTTCGCGGAGACGAAACACTCACTTTGCAGCGATCAACCCAAAGTAAGTAGACTACATAGGTTGTTCTTTCAAGGTTCTGACGTCAATAACGCAGCTTCATTTTGTAAACAGCATTACTTCACGAAGAGTAACGCTAGAGGTGCAGCAAGAGATGCACAAGTCCAAGATATTCAACCTCATAACTAAAATTCTGCTGACTCTTGCAGTCATCAAAACCATCGAGTCAGCGAGCAAGGGCCCGATAACACATGCAGCGTGGAGCCCGCTCTGCACACTGAGCAAAGATAAGCAAAAGCTATACAACAGGGCAAACAAACTTCAAGACGACATCAGCAACTTCTTCCAAACTGCGGCGAAGGCGTCCATTAAAGCGGCAATCGTCGCGGTCAAACTAAACTCAGCAGATGCAATGAAAGCGGCGATGGGTCtacaagcaaaaataaaggcaGATGTGACTGCGAAAATGGCTGCAGCTGAGCAGTGTCGCACAATATCAACGGTGGTGACGCTGAGGTCAGCTTACTTACACGGGCGGATAGCTGAATTCATCGAAATGATGACAGCCATGAGGGGAAAGACCAACGAGCACGCCTGTTTAAGCAAGCAAGGCGACGGTACCGACAGAGCCGCAGGCGAGACGATCACCAAGCAACAAGCGACCTGCAAGCTTCATTCGGAGGAACTAACAAAACATAGCGAGGAGCTAACCGAACTCACGGCAACAGGATACCCAAAACTAACACTGCCCACGGGCCTCACGACCAGCGAACAAGGAGGAGACACCAACCCCAACTGCATTTTCCTAACGACAACCGCAAACGAGCTAAACGGCAACGGCGGTTTCAAAGAAGCGATACCGCTGGCGGCGGGGTACTTGCTTAGAAAAGAGGACATGACCGCAAACTCAAAACAGGCGATTAATCAACTTCAAACCGTTGATGAGCCGGCAAGCGCCAAAACGACTGTAAGGCCCTACGTAGAACTTTGGAAGGCGTTCAAGCAACTGACAAACTGCGAAGCGATGTTCAGCGCGGCGTACACACTGCCAACAGCGGAAGCATTAGTGGACAGCCCGGAAGTCAAAACGGCAATAAAGAATCACTTCCTACGAAAAGAAGGCCAGTATGAAGACAGTAAAGACAGCAAGGACGTCAACCCGATAGTAAAGCGTTTGTATAAACCAGACGATGAACACTATCCCAAAAAGTTCTGGCAGGAAACCGCCAAAAAGGACACACCCCAAGCAGCCACTGGGAAAGCAGAGCTTTCTAAACTAGACGACATAGTGACTGAAGAAGAGTTAGCCCAGGTTCTGAGCTATTACACAAACATGCAGATCCAAAATTTACACAAAGAACTAAAAGAAGCTCAAGAAAAAGCCTCACAGGCGAACCAGAGCGACGCTGCAGccaaagcagcagaagaCGCTTGCAATAAACTAGAtaacgaagaaaaatgcaacaacGAGAAAAAGTGCAGTTATGACGATTCTAAGGAAAGTggcaaaaagtgcaaatataatgccacaaaagcaaaatcaaAAGTAAATGGTGTCCCTGTAACACAAACtcaagatggaggagcaataACTGTAAACTGTGGCCAACATGCCGACAAGACTAAatgtgaggaaaaaacaagggaaaaacaacccctgtttgtgtatggagaaaaggcaaagagGGTGAACCTGATCAAGATAAAGAAATGTGCCGAAATGGTAGTTTcgtcaataaaaaatttactCTGATTGCTGCTGTCTTTATGAGTTTTGTATGCTTTTATAATTCAAGCGTTTTGCgtatttttgctcaattttgtgGAATTTATGAAGTTTGATATACTTTAACGCTTTTGTAAAGCttttgaaaaatatgaaatttttaaaatattgtGGCTTATGAGTATAAAGTAGTAGAGTGATATGGTATGAAAGATGGGTAAAATTCtaaatttttcatattttgtttattgtagGGATGTTGCTTAAGGTCATTGTAggaataatgatgatgataagatagttgtgagtgtgtatatatacgaattTTATGATAggagcagtaataatgataataatgataataataatagtgataataataataggagagtgttgtgagtgtgtatatatacggatattataataagagcaatGATGGCAGAGAAAAAATTTACAGTCTAATTAGAGGCATTAAACAATGATAAGAGTGTAGTAGGAAGAAGTGAGTGACACAGAATGTCCAGTAGCGGATAATAATATCACTTTAGAGGTAATAACTAAAGGAGAGCGGAATACAGCTACTTTAACAGTAGAGATAAAACATGAACCAATAACATGAAGTAATATTCGTCCACTATCATGAAAAGACGCAGGCCAAAAGGTAGGAGCCTCTGTATCTACTTCCTTGTACGTAACGGCAGAAACTCAGATGGTACTGATAAAAGGTAAAGGAAAATGTGTCCCtaaaaaggtaagaaaacgCAAATAAATTAACGGAAGATCTTTAAGAAGTGTGGTAAATTAATTAAGATATCCAATCAATTTCGTATAAGTATAAACACCAGACATTAATACATttgttgaagaaaataacCCATGTAAAAGTTTTTGTTGATACGAAGCTGAAATAATGATTGATAAACAAAACGGTAAAAAAATACTTTGTGGTTCAAAAATTAAACGTATTAAAAGTCATAAAACTAAACTGACGTCATATAATCACAAACGGAAACAATAAGTCGATAGGGTCTTCCAGAAAGAGAAGTGTTACCTTGTTATTCTTAGTCAAACCGAACCTTCAAATTAAAAGAAGATAGAAGAAAGTGAGAACCTCAAATTTAGATGCAATAGATGCAGATAGAAAGATGTGGCTTAAAAAATCTCAATATTGTTGAAGATAAAATCTCGCTCATAGTTGCAATTCTTCTCAtgaagtttttgttttgcatctGCACTTGATGTTCCGTCTGGGAGCTCATCTGATATTCCCACTTTTTCTCATCCTCACACGTTGGGCGACTAAATTCTGAAAGAACGACCATATACAGCCTAAGACAAAAACCTTTCAAGATGACGGCACTTCGAACAGCAGCCGTTTGTGTTATTGTATTACTATCCATGCGACCCGGAAGTGATGGGGCAGGCCAAGCCGGTTTGCTCAAAACGGTGTGGCAACCAGTATGCGGACTTTCAGAAGAACTAGATGTTGTCGGCGGAAATAGCCTGCGAATAATAGATGACATACTCTCCGCGGCAACAAACCAAACCAACACCGCGATTCGCTTGCGCATCTACGCCCTAAAAAACATTGAGGAGAAGCCTGTCAAGGAGATCAGTGCTTTAGCGTCCTACTATGCCGCGCGCGGCCACGCAGCGATAATGGACATGCAAGCTACAGAGTTAGCAAAACATATAGCCGCGGTGCGGTCAGCCACATACCTGAAGGGCAGAATCGACGAAGGGATAAACATGCTAGAACAGGTCAAAGGTGGGCAAAACGGCTGCCTAGTCGCCACCGCAGCTGACGACACCACCGAGGTCAGAACAGGGACAAGGATAGGAGGCGTCGAATGCAAGCTGAAGCTGAGCGAACTTTCCAAGACAACATGGAGCAAAGCCAACATCGACGAAACCGGCTACCCAAACttaaaggaaggaggaacaaCGTCGGGAACTGCCGTCCAGCCAACCGATAGCAACAACGTGTGCCGGCTGTTACACCACTCGAGCGCACATGGCCTAGGCAACAGTGCAAACCTAGACACCGCAGTCAAGAGCCTCGCCGGCTACATAACAACGGGCGCGACTGCAGCGCCAACACTAGCAGCAAGGGCAAGCTTAACAACAACTAAAACAAGCGCCACAGGCGCGTGGGTCGACGCCTACGAACGCGCCGGCAAATATCGGCCGAAATTAAACACAGAGTACTCAAGCGATACGAGCCCCCTGGACAAGCGCCCAGATTTAGTAAAAGCCGTACGTTCAACGGAAACAAAACttgaaggtgaaggtgaagaacCAGCAGCAAAGCTAGTAACAGCTTATTTTGGGGGCACAGAACCAAATAAACTAGACGCTTTCCTGAAACTCGTCGAACAAGACAAGATACCCAAAGGCATCGCCGGGTTACAAAAAGACACTTTCATCGGGCAGATCACAAACACCGAGCAACTAAACCAAATTCTTTCTTATTATGTGTACCATGCCAGCCTCAACTATAATGCACTGCAGAAAAAACTAGATgaagcaacaaagaaaaaagacacaaaagcAGCGGAAGATACctgcaacaaaataaaggatGAAACAGCCTGCAGCAACAAGCCTTTTTGCACCTAtaacacaacagaaaccgacgaaaataaaaagtgcaaatttgatgaaacaaaagcaaaatcaaAAGTAAATGGTGTCCCTGTAACACAAACtcaagatggaggagcaataACTGTAAACTGTGGCCAACATGCCGACAAGACTAAatgtgaggaaaaaacaagggaaaaacaacccctgtttgtgtatggagaaaaggcaaagagGGTGAACCTGATCAAGATAAAGAAATGTGCCGAAATGGTAGTTTcgtcaataaaaaatttactCTGATTGCTGCTGTCTTTATGAGTTTTGTATGCTTTTATAATTCAAGCGTTTTGCgtatttttgctcaattttgtgGAATTTATGAAGTTTGATATACTTTAACGCTTTTGTAAAGCttttgaaaaatatgaaatttttaaaatattgtGGCTTATGAGTATAAAGTAGTAGAGTGATATGGTATGAAAGATGGGTAAAATTCtaaatttttcatattttgtttattgtagGGATGTTGCTTAAGGTCATTGTAggaataatgatgatgataagatagttgtgagtgtgtatatatacgaataatataataagagcaaTGATGGTGTATAATAACTACAAACCTAAGAGAAAGGCACTTAAAACAGTGGCAAAGTGAAATGGGAGTACATAATGGAGTCAAATAGAATacaagaaatattattatttaaaagTTGCAGAAACGGAAAGTAAAGATGATAGAATGTGGTCATGTTAAAACATATACGGGACTATTGCATCATGATATCGACAGACTTGATGAAGGGTACAATTAAGGAAAGAGTGAGTCCAGTATAGAATTATAATGCAGGCGCTACTTAATCATTAGTAATATAAGCataagaaaagaggaagaaacatAATATGGAATGAGACAATGCAATTAGCAAAAGCACAACGCAGAAAGAAAATTGTACAGGGGGAGATTGTGCTCCACATTTCACACACAAATGGATAGATGCAATTTCGGAAATGGTGGAGGCAGTGGTGTTCAACTTTATTGTGCAGTAACATGTCAAACATTAAACTCAGGTAGCTGAAAATGATGGCCTGCACATGGGTGTTTTCCATAAAAGCAGAAAATCAGGAGCTCTAGAGTCCATTTGTTACCTGATTGTGAGTGTTTAGTTAGAGTGCTTCAAACGAATGTAAATTTTAATTTGAGGTGTAAAGAATACCGTGCCAGAGGAAATGGCAaatcacaaacaaaaaacatcaaaatgACTTACTTGGTTAACCATAATGAACTCAACTTTAACTGTCACTTTGGTAAGTGGACCTAAATCAAAGTCAATTACCAGGTTCATCAGCGGATTTTGACGGAACATAAAATTCTGCTTTCAGTGGCCTTGACAACCTTAGTAGCACCGCGCAGAGGTTACGGGGACGACGTTGCGGTGTTGCAAAAGGAACAGGTGGAGCAGCTGTGCAGCCTAGCAACGGAGCTGGCAGCGTACCATGCGTTATACATCTCAGACTTTGTCGGACACGTTAGAGATGAGTAGAAAATTCAGCGCACGGAGCTCAAGTTCAGAATATATGCAGCCCAACGCAGCGCAGAAGAGGCGAAGCTGATGCTTTCAATAATGGTTGCGTGCacaaaaaagtgcaaagGTAGCTTATCTTTTCTCATGATGACGATCAAGCCTGGCTTCAAAGCGTTTGATGCCAGTTCATACCTGTCGGGAAGAATAATGGAAAGCCTAGAATTTTTAGCAGAACTTCATCAAGACGGTGGCACGGGCAATTCTGCCGGATGTCTGTCAGAAAGCAACTCAAAAGTAATTGAAGGCAAAGCTAATCTACGAGGATGTCCAAAAGGAAGCCGAAAAATAACCAGCGTTGCGAAACAGCCTTCAGCGCACCTTACAGCTAAAGGATTCATAAACCTGCCAACAGCTGTAAGCAGCAGTAACCACCAAATGCGATATAGTAGGCACGCAAAGCGGCAACAGTGCTTAACGCAGCGCAGGTGACAAATGGCGCAACACTACTAGCAGGGTACGTCCACCTAGGCAAAACAGCCAGACATATGGCGTAACAGACCTAAGCAACTTACAGGCTAACGGCAAAGCAAATGACGCGCCTCATTTTCAAACGGCATACGACAAGCACAAGGCCTACACACCCATATCCAAAGCACCCTGCGATATCGCGGAATTTTCAGTAGCGGACATAGTAGAGGATGAAACAGCCACACAACTCTTCGCCGAGCTACTAATGAATAAAACCAGCAAAGTCACTGGCTCCGACGCACAGgcaatcaaacaaaaaatagagaaaaccTACAACAAGAGCAATGACTTCCAAAAACACTGGGTctagaaggaaacaaaaaataaagtgcCCAAAGAGGCAGCCAGAGAACAAGGAAGCGGCCAACTCAACCTCGAATCGGACGACGACATAGATAAGCTTCGGAGAATATTAAACTGTTATAGCGCACAAGCAATAAAGAGGGAACTgatggcagcagcggcagggaCAGGAAGCAATCCATCTTGCACATCCGATACAGAGGCAAGCAAAAAAGCGTCTTCCAAGGAAGATtgcaaggaaaacaaagacaaaGGACCCTGCCAAGAAGCGGGATGCAAATTTGatggtaacaaaaaagatggtgAAAAATGCTTTCCAgagacacacacaaaaacagacAAGAGAGATGGCAAATATGGGAAAAATACCTCAAATTGCGCAGTGAAATACAAGGTCCAATGCAAATCTCCGGAGTTTAAATGGGAAGGTGAAAGTTGCAAAGATTTcagttttctcgtcaataagaCACTTGCTATGAtggctgctgtttttgtgagtTGGGTAATATTTTAAAGATTCTAAGGatttttgattatttttctttaatttttttcagtGTATGAAAatttactatttttattGAGAATACGGTAAAttatgatatattttaacattttttgattaaaatttgaaaaataatgaaaatgtaaaaaatatgaaaatttagCATAATAGTAATTTATAGATGTAAAGCAGCACTGTGACAGGCTATAAACATGTGTTT
The genomic region above belongs to Trypanosoma brucei brucei TREU927 chromosome 10, whole genome shotgun sequence and contains:
- a CDS encoding variant surface glycoprotein (VSG), putative; amino-acid sequence: MTALRTAAVCVIVLLSMRPGSDGAGQAGLLKTVWQPVCGLSEELDVVGGNSLRIIDDILSAATNQTNTAIRLRIYALKNIEEKPVKEISALASYYAARGHAAIMDMQATELAKHIAAVRSATYLKGRIDEGINMLEQVKGGQNGCLVATAADDTTEVRTGTRIGGVECKLKLSELSKTTWSKANIDETGYPNLKEGGTTSGTAVQPTDSNNVCRLLHHSSAHGLGNSANLDTAVKSLAGYITTGATAAPTLAARASLTTTKTSATGAWVDAYERAGKYRPKLNTEYSSDTSPLDKRPDLVKAVRSTETKLEGEGEEPAAKLVTAYFGGTEPNKLDAFLKLVEQDKIPKGIAGLQKDTFIGQITNTEQLNQILSYYVYHASLNYNALQKKLDEATKKKDTKAAEDTCNKIKDETACSNKPFCTYNTTETDENKKCKFDETKAKSKVNGVPVTQTQDGGAITVNCGQHADKTKCEEKTREKQPLFVYGEKAKRVNLIKIKKCAEMVVSSIKNLL
- a CDS encoding variant surface glycoprotein (VSG), putative gives rise to the protein MHKSKIFNLITKILLTLAVIKTIESASKGPITHAAWSPLCTLSKDKQKLYNRANKLQDDISNFFQTAAKASIKAAIVAVKLNSADAMKAAMGLQAKIKADVTAKMAAAEQCRTISTVVTLRSAYLHGRIAEFIEMMTAMRGKTNEHACLSKQGDGTDRAAGETITKQQATCKLHSEELTKHSEELTELTATGYPKLTLPTGLTTSEQGGDTNPNCIFLTTTANELNGNGGFKEAIPLAAGYLLRKEDMTANSKQAINQLQTVDEPASAKTTVRPYVELWKAFKQLTNCEAMFSAAYTLPTAEALVDSPEVKTAIKNHFLRKEGQYEDSKDSKDVNPIVKRLYKPDDEHYPKKFWQETAKKDTPQAATGKAELSKLDDIVTEEELAQVLSYYTNMQIQNLHKELKEAQEKASQANQSDAAAKAAEDACNKLDNEEKCNNEKKCSYDDSKESGKKCKYNATKAKSKVNGVPVTQTQDGGAITVNCGQHADKTKCEEKTREKQPLFVYGEKAKRVNLIKIKKCAEMVVSSIKNLL